A genomic segment from Helicobacter sp. NHP19-012 encodes:
- a CDS encoding thiamine pyrophosphate-dependent enzyme: MVKEVKTLKSFSQSAEKFEGSHLLCPGCGHGIIVREVLNAVDGPIVLGNSTGCLEVCSAVYPHTSWDVPWIHIGFENGSTAISGAESMYKALERKGKYKGQRPKFVAFGGDGASYDIGFQFISGCLERGHDMTYICLDNENYANTGGQRSGSTPMGASTSTTPAGKVSFGKKERKKDLPLIMAAHGIPYTAQIAPNKWKDMNKKIKTALDTEGPCFINALSPCPTEWRYHSSLAIEMTDLAVDCLIFPLFEIFNGHELKITYRPRNVLPVRDYLGVQKRFAHLFKKENEHIIEALQKDVDARWEYLQRREEAKV; encoded by the coding sequence ATGGTTAAAGAAGTCAAAACACTCAAGAGTTTTAGCCAATCAGCGGAAAAGTTTGAAGGCTCCCACCTCCTTTGCCCTGGTTGCGGGCATGGGATCATCGTGAGGGAGGTGCTCAACGCCGTGGATGGGCCCATTGTGCTAGGCAACTCCACCGGCTGTTTAGAAGTGTGCTCAGCAGTGTATCCACACACTTCTTGGGATGTGCCTTGGATCCATATCGGGTTTGAAAACGGCTCTACTGCTATCAGCGGCGCAGAGAGCATGTACAAAGCCCTAGAGCGCAAGGGCAAATACAAAGGGCAACGCCCTAAATTTGTCGCCTTTGGGGGCGATGGCGCAAGCTATGACATCGGGTTTCAATTCATCAGCGGGTGCTTGGAGCGCGGGCATGACATGACCTACATCTGCCTAGACAATGAAAACTACGCCAACACGGGGGGGCAAAGAAGCGGCAGCACGCCTATGGGCGCAAGCACTAGCACCACCCCTGCGGGCAAGGTGAGCTTTGGCAAAAAAGAGCGCAAAAAAGACCTACCCCTCATCATGGCAGCCCATGGCATCCCCTACACCGCCCAAATTGCGCCCAACAAGTGGAAGGACATGAACAAGAAAATCAAAACCGCCCTAGACACTGAGGGTCCCTGCTTCATCAACGCCCTTAGCCCCTGCCCCACCGAGTGGCGTTACCACTCTTCTTTGGCGATTGAAATGACGGATCTAGCGGTGGATTGCTTGATCTTCCCCTTGTTTGAAATCTTTAATGGGCATGAACTAAAAATCACCTACCGCCCCCGCAATGTTCTGCCCGTACGCGATTATTTAGGTGTGCAAAAACGCTTTGCCCACTTGTTCAAAAAAGAGAATGAACACATCATTGAGGCGTTGCAAAAAGATGTCGATGCCCGTTGGGAATACTTACAGCGCAGAGAAGAAGCCAAAGTTTAA
- a CDS encoding 2-oxoacid:ferredoxin oxidoreductase subunit alpha — protein MASSYHLNGVEAWDGCTASAHALRQAQVDVVAAYPITPSTPIIQNYGSFKDNGYIDGEFVLVESEHAAMSACVGAAAAGGRVSTATSSQGFALMVEVLYQAAGMRLPIVLNVANRALASPLNIHCDHSDMYLGRDSGWISLCTCNPQEVYDFTLMAFRLAEHMGVRVPVMVHQDGFLSSHTVQNVRPLADHIAYKFVGDYVPVHPMFDFDKPVSYGAQAEEEWHFEHKAKLHHAIMESSSVLEDIFNDFAKLTGRQYNILETFDMEDAEVAIFALGTTWESAIVAAKKAREKGIKAGVVTTHLLRPFPFVALGEVFKKAKAVAIMDKSSPSGAMGALFNEIAASLYQVQGSRHPVLSNYIYGLGGRDLTQADLDHIFEELSQDAQKGALTHPTQQFIGLAGPKLSYF, from the coding sequence ATGGCTTCTAGTTACCACTTAAATGGTGTGGAGGCGTGGGATGGCTGCACGGCGAGCGCACACGCTCTAAGACAGGCACAAGTGGATGTCGTGGCAGCTTACCCCATCACCCCCTCCACGCCCATTATCCAAAACTACGGCTCTTTTAAAGACAATGGCTATATTGATGGCGAGTTTGTTTTGGTGGAGTCTGAGCACGCCGCCATGAGCGCATGCGTGGGGGCAGCGGCTGCAGGCGGGCGTGTGAGCACCGCCACAAGCTCACAAGGTTTTGCCCTTATGGTGGAAGTGCTTTACCAAGCCGCTGGCATGCGTCTGCCTATTGTGCTGAATGTCGCTAACCGCGCTTTGGCTTCGCCTTTAAACATCCACTGCGACCACTCGGACATGTATTTGGGGCGCGATAGCGGCTGGATCAGCCTTTGCACCTGCAACCCCCAAGAAGTGTATGACTTTACGCTCATGGCGTTTAGACTCGCCGAGCACATGGGGGTGAGGGTGCCCGTGATGGTGCACCAAGACGGGTTCTTATCTTCACACACCGTACAAAATGTCCGCCCCCTAGCCGACCATATCGCTTATAAATTCGTGGGCGATTATGTCCCCGTGCATCCCATGTTTGACTTTGACAAACCCGTAAGCTACGGGGCACAGGCTGAGGAAGAGTGGCACTTTGAGCACAAAGCCAAGTTACACCACGCCATTATGGAGTCTAGTAGCGTGCTTGAAGATATCTTTAATGATTTTGCCAAACTCACAGGACGGCAATACAATATTTTAGAAACCTTTGACATGGAAGACGCTGAGGTAGCGATTTTTGCGCTTGGCACCACTTGGGAGTCTGCCATTGTGGCGGCTAAGAAAGCTAGGGAAAAGGGTATTAAAGCGGGCGTGGTAACCACACACCTACTACGCCCCTTTCCCTTTGTGGCTTTGGGTGAAGTCTTTAAAAAGGCTAAGGCTGTGGCTATCATGGATAAAAGCTCGCCTTCTGGGGCTATGGGTGCACTCTTTAATGAGATCGCTGCTAGCTTATACCAAGTGCAAGGTTCACGCCACCCCGTGCTTAGCAACTACATTTACGGGCTAGGCGGGCGCGACTTGACCCAAGCGGACTTGGATCATATTTTTGAGGAGTTGAGCCAAGACGCACAAAAAGGTGCGCTCACCCACCCCACCCAGCAATTCATCGGGCTTGCTGGACCTAAATTGTCTTACTTTTAA
- the yihA gene encoding ribosome biogenesis GTP-binding protein YihA/YsxC, producing MPNNNLNLKVLESRFMCSATNMAQIPPTSLPEMAFLGRSNVGKSSFINQLLGRKIAKSSATPGKTQMANFFTTTWQLGAEKIAFGCIDLPGFGYAKVSKSLQEEWGAFLCTLLQQRSSIKLFLHLIDARHLHLSQDENMQVFLQSFVKPDQSIRCVYTKFDKLTSHAKHALLQEHPNALVSVLKPSTLKSKFGSLKHLQITLLNALLGRI from the coding sequence ATGCCAAACAACAATCTAAACCTTAAAGTGTTAGAAAGTCGCTTCATGTGCTCGGCAACAAATATGGCGCAAATCCCCCCCACTAGCTTGCCTGAAATGGCGTTTTTGGGGCGCAGCAATGTCGGCAAAAGCTCGTTTATCAACCAGCTTTTGGGGCGTAAAATCGCCAAAAGTTCGGCTACGCCCGGCAAAACCCAAATGGCAAATTTTTTCACCACCACTTGGCAATTAGGGGCTGAAAAAATCGCCTTTGGCTGCATTGATTTACCCGGTTTTGGGTATGCCAAAGTGTCTAAGAGTTTACAAGAGGAGTGGGGGGCGTTTTTATGCACCTTATTACAGCAACGCTCCAGTATCAAATTATTCTTACACTTAATAGATGCGCGCCATTTACACTTAAGCCAAGATGAAAACATGCAAGTGTTCTTGCAAAGTTTTGTCAAACCCGACCAAAGTATCCGTTGTGTTTACACAAAGTTTGACAAACTCACCAGCCATGCTAAACACGCCCTACTGCAAGAACACCCAAATGCTCTAGTGAGTGTGCTAAAGCCAAGCACCCTTAAGTCCAAATTTGGCTCTTTGAAACACTTGCAAATCACTTTGCTAAACGCATTGTTGGGGCGCATATGA
- a CDS encoding EscU/YscU/HrcU family type III secretion system export apparatus switch protein has product MGMPKAVALAYNIGQDSAPKVVASGVGQIAKAIMEKAKAFDVPLFCNEALVNSLLDVHLDTPIPPELYASVVEVFIWLQNAESGAQMS; this is encoded by the coding sequence ATGGGAATGCCAAAAGCCGTAGCCCTAGCCTATAACATCGGGCAGGATAGCGCGCCTAAAGTGGTGGCTAGCGGGGTAGGCCAAATTGCCAAAGCGATCATGGAAAAAGCAAAAGCCTTTGATGTCCCCTTGTTTTGCAATGAAGCCTTAGTGAACTCGCTCTTAGATGTGCACCTAGATACGCCCATCCCGCCCGAACTTTACGCAAGCGTGGTGGAGGTCTTCATTTGGCTACAAAACGCCGAGAGCGGCGCACAAATGAGTTAA
- a CDS encoding TatD family hydrolase — protein MLDLVDTHCHLDHAHYLADVCQVLDNAKEVGVNTAIIPAASPKDLGRAIALCESHPNLYFAVGVHPLDLQDFQLDFLKAHIQHPRCVAVGECGLDYHYQNDPTTKTKQQEIFQAQIVLALEFNKPLIVHIREASVDAHAILKQYPELRGVLHCFNGDGLLLELADNFYYGIGGVATFKNAKNLVETLPQIPLKRLLLETDAPYLAPHPFRGQRNEPKYIPLIAEKLAQVRQMDVQELAHSTTHNAQTLFNLKVYP, from the coding sequence ATGTTAGATCTTGTAGACACCCATTGCCACTTAGACCACGCCCACTACCTTGCTGATGTGTGTCAAGTCTTGGATAACGCCAAAGAAGTCGGGGTCAACACCGCCATTATCCCCGCCGCCAGCCCCAAAGACCTAGGGCGCGCCATCGCACTTTGTGAGAGCCACCCCAACCTTTACTTTGCTGTGGGCGTGCATCCTTTGGATTTACAAGACTTTCAGTTGGACTTCTTAAAAGCGCATATCCAGCATCCTAGATGCGTGGCTGTGGGCGAGTGCGGGCTAGATTACCACTACCAAAACGACCCCACCACCAAAACTAAACAACAAGAGATTTTTCAAGCCCAAATTGTTTTGGCTTTAGAGTTTAACAAGCCTCTAATCGTGCATATACGAGAAGCCAGCGTAGACGCACACGCCATTTTAAAGCAGTATCCCGAGCTTAGGGGCGTGTTGCACTGCTTTAATGGCGATGGCCTTTTGCTAGAACTAGCGGATAATTTTTACTATGGCATTGGGGGCGTGGCGACCTTTAAAAACGCCAAAAATTTAGTAGAAACCCTGCCCCAAATCCCCCTAAAGCGCTTGCTCTTAGAAACCGATGCGCCCTACCTTGCCCCCCACCCCTTTAGGGGACAGCGCAACGAGCCTAAGTACATCCCCTTAATTGCTGAAAAGTTAGCTCAGGTGCGCCAAATGGATGTGCAAGAGCTAGCCCACAGCACCACACACAACGCCCAAACTCTTTTTAATTTAAAGGTATATCCATGA
- the lptA gene encoding lipopolysaccharide transport periplasmic protein LptA: MKKLGFSLFICGLLWAVPLKETLEVTADKFLANDQKKTTIIQGNVHIKKGKDTLTANKVIIYTNNKRKPTKYEAIGDVHFHLFTEDGREVKGHSDRLIYDALKQEYRLLQNAVVNEVGKVNSVKGEEIILSKEHGYADVLGGKDKPATFIFDMEDIQKEQKKQKAKKHAKQQSKP; encoded by the coding sequence TTGAAAAAGCTCGGTTTCTCCCTTTTTATTTGTGGTTTGTTGTGGGCTGTGCCTTTAAAAGAAACTTTAGAGGTTACAGCGGATAAATTCCTAGCCAATGATCAAAAGAAAACCACGATCATTCAAGGCAATGTCCATATTAAAAAGGGCAAGGACACGCTGACGGCTAACAAGGTCATCATTTACACCAATAACAAGCGTAAACCCACTAAATACGAGGCGATCGGCGATGTGCATTTTCATTTGTTTACAGAGGATGGTAGAGAGGTTAAGGGGCACTCGGATCGCTTGATTTATGATGCGCTCAAGCAAGAGTATCGCTTGTTACAAAACGCTGTGGTGAACGAAGTGGGCAAGGTAAACTCTGTGAAAGGTGAAGAGATCATTTTAAGCAAAGAGCATGGTTATGCGGATGTGCTCGGGGGTAAGGACAAACCTGCGACCTTTATCTTTGACATGGAGGACATCCAAAAAGAGCAAAAAAAGCAAAAGGCAAAAAAGCATGCCAAACAACAATCTAAACCTTAA
- a CDS encoding 4Fe-4S dicluster-binding protein has translation MKNWQEFEMGAVLFPFEKQGQEELSKHNNERTYTTDSSFTASVAHWRVEKPVHNKDVCINCFNCWVYCPDASILSREGKMSGIDYEHCKGCGVCVDVCPTNPKSLLMFDNLEPLEEALGKWPEKKEGLKKKSYRTEGGYNGF, from the coding sequence ATGAAAAACTGGCAAGAATTTGAAATGGGGGCGGTGCTCTTCCCCTTTGAAAAACAAGGACAGGAGGAATTAAGCAAACACAATAACGAGCGCACCTACACCACGGACAGCTCATTCACTGCGAGCGTGGCGCATTGGCGGGTGGAAAAACCCGTGCATAACAAGGATGTTTGCATTAATTGTTTTAATTGTTGGGTTTACTGCCCCGATGCGTCCATTTTATCCCGTGAGGGAAAAATGAGTGGGATCGACTACGAGCACTGCAAGGGCTGTGGCGTGTGTGTGGATGTCTGCCCCACTAACCCCAAATCTCTTTTAATGTTTGATAATTTAGAGCCCCTAGAGGAGGCTCTTGGCAAATGGCCTGAAAAGAAAGAGGGTTTGAAAAAGAAAAGCTACCGCACAGAAGGGGGTTATAATGGCTTCTAG
- the ribE gene encoding riboflavin synthase: MFSGLIHEVTQILSFSNGVLSLKSAHKPKIGDSIAVNGACLTAIALFKGGFSAQMSAHTQAHIALENYQAGQRVHVELALKAGDRFDGHFVQGHIDGVGVVKSVRKGESQVDIAIKASPAILELCIPKGSIAIDGVSLTLAGVQNDSFSLVIIPHTFKNTLFNSYKPGRRVNIESDMLVRAVAHLNKRQNPLSWAVCDSLVMGY, encoded by the coding sequence ATGTTTAGCGGATTGATCCACGAAGTGACGCAAATCCTTAGTTTCAGCAATGGGGTTTTGAGCCTAAAAAGCGCCCATAAGCCCAAAATAGGCGACAGCATTGCTGTCAATGGGGCATGCCTTACAGCGATCGCTCTTTTCAAGGGGGGCTTTAGTGCACAGATGAGCGCACACACACAGGCGCACATCGCTTTAGAAAACTACCAAGCCGGCCAAAGAGTGCATGTTGAGCTTGCCCTAAAGGCAGGGGATCGCTTTGATGGGCATTTCGTGCAAGGACACATCGATGGGGTGGGGGTGGTTAAGAGTGTGCGAAAGGGGGAAAGTCAAGTGGACATCGCCATTAAAGCCTCCCCGGCTATTTTAGAGCTGTGTATCCCCAAAGGCTCGATTGCCATAGACGGGGTGAGTTTGACCTTGGCGGGCGTGCAAAACGACAGCTTTTCTTTGGTCATCATCCCCCACACCTTTAAAAACACCCTCTTTAATAGCTACAAGCCCGGGCGCAGAGTGAACATTGAAAGCGACATGCTCGTGCGTGCGGTGGCACACCTTAACAAACGCCAAAACCCGCTCTCATGGGCGGTGTGCGACTCGTTGGTGATGGGCTATTAA
- a CDS encoding septal ring lytic transglycosylase RlpA family protein — MKLCCQVVLVSLAFIGCAKNVEGQQSYAFSNKHESLRAYEDARDFNGTIPPRKHFSFFHRHKNKHLENKSYDTPVSKSSLTAGMIDSAAMQRATMRPYRVGGKTYYPTQVKVGQTFDGYASWYGPNFHAKKTSSGEIYNMYAHTAANKILPMNTIVKVTNKDNNRSTIVRINDRGPFVRNRIIDLSNAAARDVAMIGKGVAPVRLEVIGFGGVVAKQYAPSLEQNKQARALQKEFKVGESQKSYSGGNFSLQVGAFYNQQGAMHARDSLQVHLKNTNYSSVIVNGIKNDRPIYRVFIRGFKSQEEANDYAQYLKKSSILVRE, encoded by the coding sequence ATGAAATTGTGTTGTCAAGTTGTTTTAGTCAGCTTGGCGTTTATAGGGTGTGCCAAAAATGTGGAAGGACAACAAAGCTACGCTTTTTCTAACAAGCATGAAAGTTTGCGTGCCTATGAAGATGCTAGGGACTTTAATGGCACCATCCCGCCCAGAAAACACTTTTCTTTTTTCCACCGCCATAAGAATAAGCACCTAGAAAACAAAAGCTACGACACTCCCGTATCTAAAAGCAGTTTGACAGCGGGTATGATCGATTCAGCAGCGATGCAGCGCGCCACCATGCGCCCCTACAGAGTGGGTGGCAAGACCTACTACCCCACACAGGTAAAGGTCGGGCAGACTTTCGATGGCTATGCGAGTTGGTATGGCCCCAACTTCCACGCTAAAAAAACCAGTAGTGGTGAGATTTACAACATGTACGCCCACACTGCCGCTAATAAGATCTTGCCCATGAACACGATCGTTAAGGTGACCAACAAGGACAACAACAGAAGCACCATTGTGCGGATCAACGACAGAGGACCTTTTGTAAGAAATAGAATCATTGACCTCTCCAACGCTGCCGCACGCGATGTCGCTATGATCGGCAAGGGAGTAGCCCCCGTGCGCCTAGAGGTGATCGGCTTTGGAGGGGTGGTGGCGAAACAATACGCCCCCTCTTTAGAGCAAAATAAACAAGCTAGAGCCTTGCAGAAAGAATTTAAAGTGGGCGAGAGCCAAAAAAGTTACAGCGGGGGCAACTTCTCCTTGCAAGTGGGGGCGTTTTATAATCAACAAGGGGCCATGCACGCTAGAGACTCCTTGCAAGTGCACTTAAAAAACACAAATTACTCTAGCGTTATTGTAAATGGAATTAAAAACGACAGACCCATTTATCGGGTGTTTATCAGAGGCTTTAAAAGCCAAGAAGAAGCCAACGACTATGCACAATATCTAAAAAAGTCTAGTATTTTGGTGCGTGAATAG
- the mrdA gene encoding penicillin-binding protein 2 → MQGLRFRFIFGFLALVWAILLLRIFILTIKTNDYFEQLALRNMTKKEILVPTRGLIMDRNHQLLAINELGFSISLAPALKKDQLQQELEFLQHHFPTLDTQTAAQNYHRQNSVYNHNAIQILEFIPYAQMQTLYPQLILDPKITITPANKRHYPGNALASHVLGYLGAADTKDMQSDPKSQYTHTIGKTGLEKEYNDLLQGEIGYKLVSVNALNQELKVLEEKQPKTNNDLVLTLDKRLQEKADALFVDKVGAVVVMDIHTGAILAAGSYPEYDLNDFIGGISVANWKKLQENIYNPLLNRLINGLYPPGSVVKMGSALSFLEYLPITERTEVYAPGYIEVGKRKFRDWKAGGHGKTNLYKAIKESVDVYFYKFAQDISIDNLAKTFRQMGFGQKTGVDLPNEFIGILPDPGWKMKRFGGIWNTGDTLITSIGQGSFLTTPMQVANYTALIASGKLPTPHFALKGNFKAKDVLDNFQKSKLPVLRQGMYEACSTQGGTGYYSTRGVKVALACKTGTAQVVGIDQDTIKRVKEDQMEYFHRSHAWMTAFLPFKNPKYVITVLVEHGEGGSKNGPIVRAMANALVDLGYIKP, encoded by the coding sequence ATGCAAGGTCTTAGATTCCGTTTCATCTTTGGCTTTTTGGCACTCGTGTGGGCGATTTTGCTCTTGCGCATTTTCATTTTAACGATCAAGACCAACGACTACTTTGAGCAGCTTGCCCTGCGCAACATGACTAAAAAAGAAATTTTAGTCCCCACAAGGGGGCTAATCATGGATCGTAACCACCAACTGCTCGCCATAAACGAGCTGGGCTTTAGCATTTCACTTGCCCCCGCTCTTAAAAAAGACCAGTTGCAACAAGAATTAGAGTTTTTACAGCACCACTTCCCCACTCTAGATACTCAAACCGCCGCCCAAAACTACCATAGACAGAACTCCGTCTACAACCACAACGCCATACAGATTTTAGAGTTCATCCCCTACGCCCAAATGCAGACCTTGTATCCTCAATTGATCCTCGATCCCAAAATCACTATAACCCCTGCCAACAAACGCCACTATCCGGGCAACGCCCTAGCCTCCCATGTTTTGGGCTACTTAGGTGCAGCGGATACTAAGGATATGCAAAGTGATCCCAAGAGCCAATACACCCACACCATTGGTAAAACTGGTTTAGAAAAAGAGTATAACGACCTTTTACAAGGGGAAATAGGCTATAAACTCGTGAGCGTGAACGCTTTAAACCAAGAATTAAAAGTCTTAGAAGAAAAACAACCCAAAACTAACAATGACTTGGTGTTGACCTTAGACAAACGCTTACAAGAAAAAGCCGATGCGCTGTTTGTGGATAAAGTGGGAGCGGTGGTGGTGATGGATATACACACAGGAGCGATCTTAGCTGCGGGTAGCTACCCAGAGTATGACTTAAATGACTTCATCGGCGGGATCAGCGTAGCAAATTGGAAAAAACTCCAAGAGAATATTTACAATCCCCTATTAAACCGCCTCATCAATGGGCTTTACCCCCCCGGCTCTGTAGTGAAAATGGGTTCGGCTTTGAGCTTTTTAGAATATCTACCCATCACAGAGCGAACAGAAGTCTATGCTCCCGGTTACATTGAAGTGGGCAAGCGCAAATTTAGAGATTGGAAAGCCGGTGGGCATGGCAAGACAAATTTATACAAGGCGATCAAAGAATCCGTAGATGTCTACTTTTACAAATTCGCCCAAGACATTTCGATCGACAATTTAGCCAAGACTTTTCGCCAAATGGGCTTTGGACAAAAAACAGGTGTGGATTTGCCCAACGAGTTTATCGGGATTTTGCCCGATCCTGGTTGGAAGATGAAACGCTTTGGTGGCATTTGGAACACTGGCGATACGCTCATCACTTCTATCGGGCAAGGTTCGTTTTTAACCACGCCTATGCAAGTGGCAAACTACACGGCTTTGATTGCCTCGGGCAAACTCCCCACCCCCCATTTTGCGCTCAAGGGTAATTTTAAAGCCAAAGATGTCTTGGATAACTTCCAAAAATCCAAACTCCCCGTTCTAAGGCAAGGTATGTATGAGGCGTGCAGCACACAGGGGGGCACGGGCTATTACAGCACAAGGGGGGTTAAAGTCGCCCTGGCGTGCAAAACGGGCACGGCGCAGGTTGTGGGCATCGACCAAGACACCATCAAGCGTGTGAAAGAAGACCAAATGGAGTACTTCCACCGCTCGCATGCGTGGATGACCGCCTTTTTGCCTTTTAAAAACCCTAAATATGTCATCACTGTTTTAGTGGAACACGGCGAGGGAGGCAGCAAGAACGGCCCGATTGTTAGGGCAATGGCAAATGCTCTTGTGGACTTGGGCTACATTAAGCCCTAG
- a CDS encoding pyruvate flavodoxin oxidoreductase subunit gamma: MLEIRWHARAGQGAVTGAKGLADVLTTTGKEVQGFAVYGSAKRGAAMTAYNRIDSEPILNHEKFMHPDYVLVIDPGLTFIADITEHEKPDTTYIITTHLSKDELFEKKPELANKKVFTLNCIKIAMDTIKRPIPNTPMLGALMKVSGMLELEFFKNTFKEVLGKKMPQALIDANMLAIDHAYAQVQ; the protein is encoded by the coding sequence ATGCTAGAAATTCGATGGCACGCACGCGCTGGGCAAGGCGCGGTTACGGGCGCAAAGGGCTTAGCCGATGTGCTCACCACCACAGGAAAAGAGGTACAAGGTTTTGCGGTCTATGGGTCGGCAAAAAGGGGGGCGGCGATGACGGCGTATAACCGCATCGACTCCGAGCCCATTTTAAACCACGAGAAGTTCATGCACCCCGATTATGTCTTGGTGATCGACCCAGGGCTCACTTTCATCGCCGACATCACCGAGCATGAAAAACCCGACACGACCTACATCATCACCACGCATTTAAGCAAGGATGAATTGTTTGAAAAAAAACCTGAGTTGGCAAACAAAAAGGTGTTTACCCTAAATTGCATTAAAATCGCAATGGATACGATCAAACGCCCCATCCCAAACACCCCTATGCTTGGGGCTTTAATGAAAGTTTCTGGCATGCTCGAACTCGAGTTTTTTAAAAACACTTTTAAAGAAGTTTTGGGTAAAAAAATGCCCCAAGCCTTGATCGATGCGAACATGCTCGCGATCGACCACGCTTACGCCCAAGTGCAATAA
- a CDS encoding radical SAM/SPASM domain-containing protein: protein MPLYDLLKQVSVVDNRGELYLYNWFNDIGVAIEERYIAELTQHQIAFTNDFPTRHLGFLTQNNFFAPTHKGDFYEQEFDKQIKREGQELHLILLPAGDACNFRCVYCYENHLDTARFKQLNSDKIFALLESNQDKRIRIEYFGGEPLLNLKWILAFQERIAHIPHSASMTTNGYLLSKDNMQALVQRNVKAFQITLDGLKEQHDKMRPKCGGGGSYDQIMANIHAIHTLKENFKIMLRCNFNQHSSSPEQRVQFFKNLAFLKGDLRFALLFRPIGLYSEGNNTTTPERRQACHSGAPNMQGIWESEAQEQGFLLGDLGMLTQIAGSVCYASKSSNLTINPNLEVLKCTIALNQEHNKFGDLQKGLRLEAHKLEAWKEYIRFDPACKDCFFFFQCMGRACVLKNYLSKSKKCPVMPKNVPFLVAKIRKQKEILRKAVSDGKNL, encoded by the coding sequence ATGCCCTTATATGACCTACTCAAACAAGTGAGCGTTGTAGATAATCGGGGGGAACTCTACCTCTATAATTGGTTTAATGATATCGGCGTTGCTATTGAAGAAAGGTACATCGCTGAATTAACCCAGCACCAAATCGCCTTTACAAACGACTTTCCCACTAGGCACCTCGGGTTTTTAACCCAAAATAACTTTTTTGCCCCTACCCACAAAGGGGACTTTTACGAACAAGAGTTTGACAAGCAAATCAAAAGAGAAGGGCAAGAATTGCATTTAATCTTGCTCCCCGCCGGGGATGCGTGCAACTTCCGCTGTGTCTATTGCTATGAAAACCATTTAGACACCGCCCGTTTTAAACAGCTGAACAGCGATAAAATCTTTGCCCTTTTAGAAAGCAATCAAGACAAACGCATCCGCATCGAATACTTCGGGGGCGAACCGCTTTTAAACCTCAAGTGGATTTTAGCGTTTCAAGAGAGAATCGCCCACATCCCACACAGCGCATCCATGACCACCAATGGCTACCTTTTAAGTAAAGACAATATGCAAGCCTTGGTGCAGCGCAATGTCAAGGCCTTTCAAATCACTTTAGACGGGCTCAAAGAGCAGCATGACAAAATGCGCCCTAAATGCGGCGGGGGCGGCAGTTACGATCAGATCATGGCAAACATCCACGCCATCCACACGCTTAAAGAAAACTTTAAAATCATGCTGAGGTGTAACTTTAACCAGCACAGCTCCAGCCCAGAGCAAAGAGTGCAATTTTTTAAAAACCTTGCATTTTTAAAGGGGGATTTGCGCTTTGCCCTGCTCTTTAGACCCATCGGTTTATACTCCGAGGGCAACAACACCACCACACCCGAGCGCAGACAAGCGTGCCACAGCGGTGCACCCAACATGCAAGGCATTTGGGAGAGCGAGGCGCAAGAGCAGGGCTTTTTATTGGGGGATTTAGGCATGCTCACCCAAATTGCCGGCTCGGTGTGTTACGCGTCTAAATCCTCAAACCTCACCATCAACCCCAATTTAGAAGTCTTGAAATGCACCATTGCGCTCAACCAAGAGCACAATAAATTCGGGGATTTGCAAAAGGGCTTGAGGCTTGAGGCGCATAAACTAGAGGCGTGGAAGGAGTATATCCGCTTTGACCCTGCTTGTAAGGATTGTTTCTTTTTCTTCCAGTGCATGGGGCGCGCTTGTGTGCTGAAAAACTACCTCAGCAAGTCTAAGAAATGCCCTGTTATGCCCAAAAACGTCCCCTTTTTAGTGGCAAAAATCCGCAAACAAAAGGAAATCTTAAGAAAGGCGGTGAGCGATGGAAAAAACCTTTGA